In the Candidatus Poribacteria bacterium genome, one interval contains:
- a CDS encoding Uma2 family endonuclease, whose amino-acid sequence MKLQEIHEVEQGIRLVWVLEPVAKTVTVYRSETDIETLTRNDTLTGEDVVPGFSCPIAHLFE is encoded by the coding sequence ATGAAACTACAAGAAATCCACGAAGTTGAGCAAGGAATACGTCTTGTTTGGGTGCTTGAACCTGTTGCTAAAACGGTGACGGTATATCGCTCCGAGACAGATATTGAGACATTAACACGCAACGATACACTCACCGGTGAGGATGTCGTACCAGGGTTTTCTTGTCCAATCGCACACCTATTTGAGTAG
- a CDS encoding ATP-dependent RecD-like DNA helicase, translated as METLQGILERIVYENPDTGYTVGRLSARDHAELITVVGSLASINPGESLLLQGEWVDNPRYGRQFQIEKYETILPANIVGLRKYLGSGLIKGIGPKMAALIVRKFGMDTMDVIEYEPDKLARVPGIGRKRVEMIKEAWEAQREIKNVMIFLQSHDVSTAHAAKIYKTYESDAIPIVTENPYRLADDIYGIGFVTADTIAQKLGIDKDAPQRVQAGIKYVLSQKADEGHVFQHRSELIEACQTMLEQEPEAIEEGISALIETEEIINPSFTDFSDSDEQVSIDEIQEHYEISEADQEPLSTDNREPTTDNPSAIYLAPFFYAELGVANQFLRLLNSNERHGTGHIQTEAASLSELESEMRIRFAPQQREAIHTAMTARALILTGGPGTGKTTTTVGMIRLFEAQGRHITLAAPTGRAAKRLSETTGGEAKTIHRLLEFSPQINAFKRDRHNPLNTDVVIVDETSMVDLVLMNRLMQAIRPSTTVILIGDTDQLPSVGAGNVLKELIDSRRIPVIQLTEIFRQAQESMIVTNAHRINKGDFPELTGDTDRNFFFIEEEDPEEITELVCSIIADRLPQHYDYHPVDDIQLLCPMRRGTLGTENLNRRLQEVLNPEYTAPVYRHPLEKSRFGAQSYAQVSRSKDLSITAGGFRVGDKVMQIRNNYDYDVFNGDIGRVVAIEHIDKKVYIQFPDKQVAYDTADLGELVLAYATTIHKAQGSEYPAVVIPLHTQHYLMLQRNLLYTGITRARERVVVVGTKQALGICIRNNQVMQRNSYLAERLQEAEGRNYGGTKK; from the coding sequence ATGGAAACACTGCAGGGTATACTTGAACGCATCGTCTATGAGAACCCTGACACCGGCTACACAGTCGGGCGACTTTCCGCGCGCGACCATGCCGAACTCATCACTGTTGTCGGCAGCCTGGCATCCATCAATCCCGGTGAAAGCCTTCTCCTCCAAGGCGAGTGGGTAGACAATCCCAGATACGGCAGACAGTTCCAGATTGAGAAATATGAAACCATCCTACCCGCAAACATCGTCGGATTAAGAAAATACCTCGGCTCAGGTCTCATCAAAGGCATCGGTCCGAAGATGGCAGCACTCATCGTCCGAAAGTTCGGCATGGATACGATGGATGTCATTGAGTACGAACCTGACAAATTGGCGCGCGTCCCCGGCATCGGACGGAAGCGTGTAGAGATGATCAAAGAGGCGTGGGAAGCACAGCGCGAAATTAAAAACGTCATGATCTTCCTGCAATCGCACGATGTAAGCACGGCGCACGCCGCAAAGATTTACAAGACTTATGAGAGCGATGCAATCCCAATCGTCACAGAAAACCCATATCGTCTTGCCGACGACATTTACGGCATCGGATTCGTAACAGCGGACACAATCGCGCAGAAACTCGGCATAGATAAGGACGCACCGCAACGGGTGCAAGCGGGAATCAAATATGTTCTCAGCCAAAAGGCAGATGAAGGACACGTCTTTCAACACCGCTCCGAACTGATTGAGGCGTGTCAGACGATGCTTGAGCAGGAGCCGGAAGCTATTGAAGAAGGTATCTCTGCCCTCATTGAAACAGAAGAAATTATTAATCCCAGTTTTACAGACTTCTCGGATTCCGACGAACAGGTTAGCATAGACGAGATACAGGAGCACTATGAGATTTCCGAGGCAGATCAGGAACCTCTTTCAACTGACAACCGAGAACCGACGACTGATAACCCTTCCGCTATCTACCTTGCGCCTTTTTTCTATGCAGAACTCGGTGTCGCAAATCAGTTTTTGAGACTCCTGAATTCCAATGAGAGACACGGCACCGGTCACATCCAAACCGAGGCGGCATCGCTCTCCGAATTGGAGAGCGAGATGCGTATCCGTTTCGCACCGCAGCAACGTGAAGCGATCCATACAGCGATGACAGCGCGTGCCTTGATTCTTACGGGCGGACCCGGCACTGGCAAAACGACAACCACGGTCGGCATGATTCGTCTGTTTGAGGCACAAGGCAGACACATCACTTTGGCAGCACCCACTGGACGCGCCGCCAAACGCCTCAGCGAGACAACAGGCGGCGAAGCCAAAACTATCCATCGACTCCTTGAATTCTCGCCACAAATTAACGCCTTTAAACGGGACCGACACAACCCTTTAAACACGGATGTTGTCATTGTTGACGAGACATCCATGGTAGACCTCGTCCTGATGAACCGTTTGATGCAGGCAATCCGTCCGAGTACCACCGTCATCCTCATCGGTGACACCGATCAGCTTCCCTCTGTTGGTGCAGGCAATGTTCTAAAGGAACTCATCGATTCCCGAAGGATACCTGTCATTCAACTGACCGAGATATTCCGCCAAGCGCAGGAGAGCATGATCGTCACAAATGCCCATCGTATTAACAAAGGCGATTTTCCTGAACTCACTGGGGACACAGACCGAAACTTTTTCTTTATCGAGGAGGAAGATCCCGAAGAAATTACCGAATTGGTATGTTCCATCATAGCGGATCGGTTACCGCAGCACTACGATTACCATCCGGTAGACGACATCCAACTCCTATGTCCGATGCGGCGTGGGACCCTCGGCACTGAAAACCTCAACAGACGGCTCCAAGAAGTATTGAACCCGGAATATACTGCGCCGGTCTACCGTCATCCCTTGGAAAAATCGCGGTTCGGTGCCCAATCTTATGCACAAGTATCTCGCTCGAAAGACCTATCCATCACGGCGGGTGGCTTCCGTGTCGGCGATAAAGTGATGCAGATCCGAAACAACTACGACTATGACGTGTTCAACGGCGATATCGGGAGAGTTGTCGCGATTGAGCATATTGACAAGAAAGTCTACATCCAGTTTCCTGATAAACAGGTGGCTTACGATACGGCGGACCTGGGGGAACTCGTGTTGGCGTATGCAACGACGATCCATAAAGCACAGGGCAGTGAATATCCCGCTGTTGTTATCCCCTTACACACGCAGCACTATCTGATGTTACAACGGAATCTTCTTTACACCGGAATCACCCGCGCGCGCGAGCGCGTCGTAGTTGTCGGGACCAAACAGGCACTCGGCATCTGTATCCGTAACAATCAAGTCATGCAACGCAACAGCTACCTCGCCGAACGCCTTCAAGAGGCTGAAGGTAGAAATTATGGTGGGACCAAGAAATAA
- a CDS encoding type I restriction enzyme HsdR N-terminal domain-containing protein: protein MTLKEHIDNIRNGLERRQFTSETAVRQGIINPLLGQLGWPTSKTQIVFPEYTVEGGKVDYALCHPSAMPRIFIEAKQVGKLDGAERQLFEYAVHQGVSVVILTDGQKWIFFYPPGEGTYEERKVIELDLVIGDRAESANFLNRYLSYESVQTNEAFAAIREDYENFSRQRELARHLPEVWHKLLHKKNRMLLQTMIEDTKKVCRYTPTEEEVLAFLKSLTSVPQEDPVLPIHASSVPSVPDPQRKKSRQLTRLVVTMPDGEIIECSKIRDTFATVIEKLGVEKVAALDIIRQKIPLVSASEYTGYAQRQSGSYYISVDATTIDKKRDLMKIAKGLGVELKVEIIPKE from the coding sequence ATGACACTGAAGGAACATATTGACAATATCCGCAATGGGTTGGAACGCCGACAGTTCACGAGTGAAACTGCGGTACGCCAGGGAATTATAAATCCGCTGCTTGGGCAGTTGGGTTGGCCGACATCCAAGACTCAGATTGTCTTTCCTGAATACACAGTTGAAGGAGGGAAAGTTGACTACGCACTGTGCCATCCATCCGCAATGCCACGTATTTTCATTGAGGCGAAGCAAGTTGGCAAACTTGACGGTGCGGAAAGGCAACTCTTTGAATATGCTGTCCATCAAGGTGTCAGCGTCGTTATTCTTACCGATGGACAAAAATGGATCTTTTTTTACCCACCCGGTGAAGGTACTTACGAAGAACGCAAGGTCATCGAATTGGATCTCGTCATAGGAGATCGCGCTGAAAGTGCTAACTTTCTAAACAGATACCTCAGTTATGAATCAGTACAGACAAATGAGGCATTTGCTGCAATCCGAGAAGACTATGAAAACTTTTCGCGGCAACGCGAGTTGGCGCGACATTTACCCGAAGTATGGCACAAACTCTTGCATAAAAAAAACCGGATGTTGCTGCAAACTATGATAGAAGATACTAAGAAAGTTTGTAGATACACGCCGACAGAAGAAGAGGTGCTTGCCTTTCTGAAAAGTTTAACGTCCGTACCTCAAGAAGACCCAGTTCTGCCGATTCATGCTTCGTCCGTTCCTTCAGTTCCGGATCCACAACGAAAAAAATCACGGCAATTGACAAGACTCGTTGTTACGATGCCCGATGGTGAAATAATTGAGTGCTCTAAGATAAGAGATACATTCGCTACGGTAATTGAAAAGTTAGGAGTAGAGAAAGTCGCAGCACTTGACATAATCCGGCAAAAGATCCCTCTCGTCTCAGCGTCTGAATACACAGGGTATGCCCAAAGGCAATCAGGTTCATATTACATCAGTGTGGACGCGACGACGATAGATAAGAAACGGGATCTTATGAAAATTGCCAAAGGTTTAGGGGTTGAACTAAAAGTGGAAATTATTCCGAAAGAGTGA
- a CDS encoding 9-O-acetylesterase produces MKRITLFLIGLLLFLTQPFGHAEVTLPRVIGNNMVLQRDMQVPIWGWASAGEEITVTLTSEPVFSTTVTADAEGNWQIKLPAMAAGGPYILRVKGSNTLELTNVLFGEVWVCSGQSNMQWSVSASKDSEAEIAAADYPTIRLFYVPRRPSGLLQKDVEADWYETTPETIANFSAVAYYFGRKLYKNLDIPIGLINTSWGGTRIEPWTPPAGFATVPALESISKEIQEADTNYRGQLPEKMKEIEAWIAETREALEKDTPLTQMPDNRHALRHQARPTGLYNGMVHPIVPYAIRGALWYQGESNLRDGMLYHEKMKALINGWREVWGQGDFPFYFVQLAPFNYGGRNANPFFLPQIWEAQAATLALPNTGMAVTTDIGNLRDIHPRNKQEVGRRLALWALAKTYGRDDVTNSGPLYESMKVEESTIRLSFDYVGSGLMARDEKPLTWFEIAGEDKQFVEAKAIIDGDTIVVSSDAVANPVAVRFGWHQSAEPNFVNKEGLPASPFRTDSW; encoded by the coding sequence ATGAAACGAATTACGCTATTTCTCATTGGTTTACTATTATTCCTCACACAACCGTTTGGGCATGCCGAGGTTACGTTGCCGCGCGTCATCGGCAATAACATGGTACTACAACGCGACATGCAGGTCCCTATCTGGGGCTGGGCATCCGCAGGCGAAGAAATTACCGTAACCCTCACTTCCGAACCTGTCTTCTCAACCACTGTAACTGCTGACGCTGAAGGCAATTGGCAGATCAAACTTCCCGCTATGGCAGCTGGCGGTCCCTACATACTTCGAGTTAAAGGCAGCAACACGCTTGAATTGACGAACGTGCTTTTCGGTGAAGTCTGGGTCTGCTCTGGACAATCAAACATGCAGTGGTCCGTGAGTGCCTCGAAAGACAGCGAGGCAGAAATCGCTGCAGCAGACTATCCAACGATCCGATTGTTCTATGTACCGAGAAGACCTTCAGGATTACTTCAGAAAGACGTGGAAGCGGATTGGTACGAAACCACACCAGAGACAATTGCCAATTTCTCTGCCGTCGCTTACTATTTCGGTCGGAAACTGTATAAGAACCTTGATATACCGATCGGGTTAATCAACACTTCATGGGGTGGCACCCGTATTGAACCGTGGACACCCCCTGCAGGCTTTGCAACCGTGCCTGCCCTTGAATCCATATCCAAAGAGATTCAAGAGGCGGACACGAACTATCGCGGGCAACTTCCCGAAAAAATGAAGGAAATTGAGGCATGGATAGCCGAAACACGCGAGGCATTAGAAAAAGACACACCGCTTACACAGATGCCTGACAATAGACACGCCTTAAGGCATCAAGCCAGACCAACCGGACTTTACAACGGCATGGTGCATCCAATTGTTCCGTATGCAATACGCGGCGCGCTCTGGTATCAAGGTGAGTCAAATCTCCGAGACGGGATGCTCTACCACGAGAAAATGAAGGCACTCATCAATGGATGGCGCGAGGTCTGGGGACAAGGTGATTTTCCGTTCTATTTCGTCCAACTTGCACCCTTCAATTACGGCGGACGGAATGCGAATCCATTCTTCCTACCGCAAATCTGGGAGGCACAAGCGGCGACGTTGGCACTGCCAAATACCGGCATGGCTGTGACAACCGACATCGGTAATCTCAGAGACATCCATCCCCGAAACAAGCAAGAGGTTGGCAGACGATTGGCGTTGTGGGCACTTGCGAAAACCTACGGTAGAGACGATGTAACCAACTCCGGTCCACTTTATGAGTCGATGAAGGTAGAGGAGAGCACAATCCGACTCAGTTTTGACTATGTCGGTAGCGGCTTGATGGCACGGGATGAGAAACCACTCACATGGTTTGAGATCGCAGGTGAGGATAAGCAGTTCGTTGAGGCGAAAGCCATAATTGATGGCGACACAATCGTCGTCTCCAGTGATGCTGTTGCGAATCCGGTCGCTGTCCGATTCGGTTGGCATCAGAGCGCGGAACCGAATTTCGTGAACAAGGAAGGATTACCTGCATCCCCATTCCGTACGGATTCATGGTAA